The Lactuca sativa cultivar Salinas chromosome 2, Lsat_Salinas_v11, whole genome shotgun sequence genome includes a window with the following:
- the LOC111875930 gene encoding putative disease resistance protein RGA4: MAKQCFAYCSIFEKDTRMEREELVRLWMALGLVQADEENDKEMEDVGNDIFQILVNNSLFQDVERDEYYGHITNCSMHDLVHDLSLSLSKHESLCLVDATNADIACIPQVKHLAFYQEQEQNMGDELKTKVSTFIERNPVARTLHSMFIKVRVETKFSLQQLKCIRILTLKGHRIEKLDDSVGGLVHLRYLDLSNTDISVLPKSIGKLYHLQTLKLPFGFEQFPEAMRNLIGLRYFKCSKNIPANIIGQLTSLRNLPSFRVLRRKGHGIEELRHLNNLGGKLRIGGLENVRSKEDAVTADLSRKKNLYDIQFEWSWNCGGANGNGDEDANRNYKDVLEGLQPPGDVKILTIKNFSSDNFPEWVMKMAINVHGKETPLDKLVKIRLDRCRSCLSLPTLEDLPHLRDLELEHMDSLTCLRSSDVTGSSRPLSPSLRSLRLKYMERLEKWIDGATNCSKMISPVLVKLVIVHCPKIILLDECHPHPLVSLKIRDCNGLVSIKSIQGLTSLASFSIQSCPSLLGIANLSGDNYLASVTKMAIDVEAKWTPLDKLVKMTLYNCRNCLSFPTLEHLPHLRDLELEHMDSLTCLRSSAVTGSTKPLCPSLRSLRLIHMERLEKWIDGAPNSSKMISPVLEKLEITYCPKVFLLDEYHPHPLVSLIIQNCYGLEYIKSIQGLTSLVSLDIFSCPSLLEITNLPKQCHSLKTLQITDCNKLTYLPLKMFDCYSFLNELRVGPFSKELDSFPSLQGIEKLRNHLHSLNLKGWDDWESIPEEIQHLTSLTKLTLVRFGIPKVPMWLTNMSSIRYLSFYDCNRLNKETVRRGAPREATVVELNNVKC; this comes from the coding sequence ATGGCCAAGCAATGTTTTGCATATTGTTCCATCTTTGAGAAAGATACACGCATGGAAAGGGAAGAACTGGTCCGACTTTGGATGGCTTTAGGGTTGGTTCAAGCTGATGAGGAAAACGACAAGGAGATGGAGGATGTGGGAAATGATATTTTCCAAATTTTGGTCAACAATTCGTTGTTCCAAGATGTTGAAAGGGATGAGTACTATGGTCACATCACTAATTGTAGCATGCATGATCTGGTGCATGATCTTTCATTATCACTTTCAAAACATGAAAGCTTATGTCTGGTGGATGCGACAAATGCTGATATTGCGTGTATCCCTCAGGTTAAACATCTGGCTTTTTACCAAGAACAAGAACAGAACATGGGCGATGAACTCAAAACCAAGGTTTCTACATTCATTGAAAGAAATCCGGTGGCTAGAACTTTGCATTCGATGTTCATCAAAGTTAGAGTTgagacaaaattttcattgcaACAATTAAAGTGCATACGAATCCTAACACTCAAAGGTCATAGAATAGAGAAGTTAGACGACTCAGTTGGCGGGTTGGTGCATCTCAGGTATCTTGATTTGTCAAATACGGATATCAGTGTTCTTCCTAAATCTATTGGTAAACTATACCACTTGCAAACACTGAAGTTGCCTTTTGGCTTTGAGCAGTTTCCAGAAGCAATGAGAAATTTGATAGGCTTGCGGTATTTCAAGTGTAGCAAAAACATTCCTGCCAATATCATAGGACAACTGACTTCTCTTAGAAACTTGCCTTCCTTCAGAGTGCTTAGAAGGAAGGGACATGGTATTGAAGAGCTACGCCATTTGAATAACCTTGGTGGAAAGCTTCGTATTGGCGGTCTTGAAAATGTTAGGAGCAAAGAGGATGCTGTTACGGCGGACTTATCTAGAAAGAAAAATTTATACGATATTCAATTCGAATGGAGTTGGAACTGTGGAGGTGCCAACGGAAACGGTGATGAAGATGCCAACCGAAACTACAAGGATGTATTGGAAGGCTTGCAGCCCCCTGGAGATGTGAAAATATTGACAATTAAAAATTTTTCCAGTGATAATTTTCCGGAATGGGTAATGAAAATGGCAATCAATGTCCATGGGAAAGAGACTCCCCTTGACAAGCTCGTGAAGATCAGATTAGATAGATGTCGCAGCTGCCTCTCTCTTCCGACGCTTGAGGACCTACCACATCTTCGGGATCTTGAGTTGGAGCATATGGACAGTTTGACATGCTTAAGGAGTTCCGATGTTACTGGATCAAGCAGGCCTTTGTCTCCATCCTTGAGATCGCTCCGACTAAAATATATGGAAAGACTGGAAAAGTGGATAGATGGAGCAACCAACTGCTCCAAAATGATATCTCCTGTCCTTGTGAAGTTGGTGATTGTTCATTGCCCAAAGATTATTCTCTTAGATGAATGCCATCCCCATCCTCTTGTTTCCTTAAAGATTAGAGATTGCAATGGTCTGGTGTCCATTAAGAGCATACAAGGCCTCACATCTCTTGCATCTTTTTCTATCCAGAGCTGCCCTAGTCTTTTAGGAATAGCCAATCTTTCTGGTGATAATTACCTGGCATCAGTAACGAAGATGGCAATCGATGTCGAAGCAAAATGGACGCCCCTCGACAAGCTCGTGAAGATGACATTATATAACTGTAGGAACTGCCTCTCTTTTCCGACGCTTGAGCACCTACCACATCTTCGGGATCTTGAGTTGGAACATATGGACAGCTTGACATGCTTAAGGAGTTCTGCTGTTACCGGATCAACCAAGCCTTTGTGTCCATCGTTGAGATCGCTCCGACTAATACATATGGAAAGACTGGAAAAGTGGATAGATGGAGCACCCAACAGCTCAAAAATGATATCCCCTGTCCTCGAGAAGTTGGAGATTACTTATTGCCCAAAGGTTTTTCTCTTAGATGAATACCATCCTCATCCTCTTGTTTCCTTAATCATCCAAAACTGCTATGGTCTGGAGTACATTAAGAGCATACAAGGCCTCACATCTCTCGTGTCTTTAGATATTTTCTCATGTCCTAGTCTTTTAGAAATAACCAATTTGCCCAAACAGTGTCATTCTTTGAAGACTTTGCAAATTACCGATTGCAACAAACTGACTTACTTGCCTCTCAAAATGTTCGATTGTTATTCCTTCCTAAATGAGTTGAGAGTTGGTCCGTTCTCAAAGGAGCTCGATTCTTTCCCGAGTCTCCAAGGCATCGAGAAGTTAAGGAACCACCTTCATTCATTAAATTTGAAAGGTTGGGATGATTGGGAGTCAATTCCAGAAGAAATACAGCACCTCACTTCACTGACTAAGTTAACCTTAGTAAGATTCGGAATACCAAAAGTGCCTATGTGGTTAACCAACATGTCATCTATCCGATATTTGAGCTTCTATGACTGCAATCGGCTAAACAAAGAAACAGTTAGACGGGGAGCGCCACGGGAAGCAACAGTTGTCGAACTAAATAATGTAAAGTGTTAA
- the LOC111875932 gene encoding gamma-tubulin complex component 2, whose translation MDAVSSPCPSTPQWNYDRPFLTGQFHQESKGHSVDIGLESEKPIGCYNASVQELIVIDDLLSALVGIEGRYISINRVGGNDDSFIFNVDGSMDLALQESSKRIFPLCKSYLIINQFVESRSQFKSGLVNHAFAAALRALLLDYQAMVAQLEHQFRLGRLSIQGLWFYCQPMMGSMQALSTVIRKASASNFVGSAVLNLLQSQAKIMAGNYLVRSLLEKMIESANSAYLGILERWVYEGVIDDPHDEFFIAENKSLQKESLTEDYDAMYWRQRYSLKDDIPSFLANSAETILTTGKSLNVMRECGHTVQVPALENSKLMNFGSNDHYLECIKSAYDFASGELLNLMKDKYDLIGKLRSIKHYLLLDQGDFLVHFMDIARDELDKTPNEISVEKLQSLLDLALRSTAAAADPLHEDVTCSVDTGSLLKRLSILKDLQTGGGGGGGESVSEADVLEEEPLITGMETFSVNYKVQWPLSLVISRKALTKYQLIFRFLFHCKHVHRQLCAAWQLHQGARARDMHGTAISTSSILCRNMLKFINSLLHYLTFEVLEPNWHVMHNKLENAKSIDEVIQYHDFFMEKCLKECSLLSPILLKKFEKLKLVCLQYASATQWLMSSIEAPDSNSSFDDLDSSSLENVKVLKLRKSSKKPNSPTDESTVIECVLKFEREFSSELESLRPILSSRAQAEPYLTHLAQLILGVGMDHHM comes from the exons ATGGATGCAGTATCGTCTCCATGCCCTTCTACCCCTCAATGGAACTACGACAGACCTTTCCTCACCGGCCAATTTCACCAG GAGTCAAAGGGGCATTCAGTGGATATAGG TTTGGAATCTGAGAAGCCGATAGGTTGCTATAATGCTTCTGTTCAG GAACTGATTGTAATTGATGATCTACTATCTGCTTTAGTTGGGATTGAGGGACGATATATTTCTATCAATAGAGTTGGAGGGAATGATGACTCCTTTATCTTCAATGTTGATGGATCTATGGATTTGGCACTTCAG GAATCATCGAAAAGAATATTCCCTTTATGCAAGAGCTATTTGATTATCAATCAATTTGTGGAATCAAGATCACAGTTCAAGTCTGGATTAGTTAATCATGCCTTTGCTGCTGCACTAAGGGCCCTCCTTTTG GATTATCAAGCCATGGTGGCACAGCTTGAACATCAGTTTCGACTAGGAAGACTCTCAATACAAGGATTATGGTTCTATTGTCAG CCAATGATGGGATCAATGCAAGCATTGTCAACAGTAATAAGGAAGGCATCAGCAAGTAATTTTGTGGGATCAGCAGTTCTTAACCTTTTACAAAGTCAG GCCAAGATAATGGCTGGAAACTACTTGGTGAGATCATTGCTTGAGAAGATGATAGAGTCTGCAAATTCTGCTTATCTTGGCATACTTGAAAG GTGGGTGTATGAAGGAGTTATTGATGATCCTCATGATGAGTTTTTCATTGCTGAAAACAAATCTCTCCAAAAA GAGAGTCTGACTGAAGATTATGATGCTATGTATTGGAGACAAAGATACAGTCTGAAAGATGATATTCCTTCTTTCCTTGCAAATTCAGCTGAAACCATTTTAACAACAGGGAAATCTTTGAATGTCATGAGAGAATGTGGCCACACTGTTCAG GTGCCTGCATTGGAGAATTCAAAATTGATGAACTTTGGGTCGAATGATCACTATCTTGAATGCATTAAATCTGCTTATGATTTTGCAAGTGGCGAATTACTAAATCTCATGAAGGACAAG TATGACCTTATTGGAAAGCTGCGTTCTATTAAGCATTATCTTCTTCTGGATCAg GGTGATTTCTTGGTTCATTTTATGGATATTGCACGTGATGAACTTGATAAAACACCAAATGAGATCTCTGTTGAGAAGCTTCAG TCTCTGTTGGACCTTGCACTGCGTTCGACAGCAGCTGCAGCAGATCCTTTGCATGAAGATGTCACATGTTCTGTG GACACAGGTTCTTTGTTAAAGAGACTGAGCATTTTGAAAGATCTTCAaacaggtggtggtggtggtggtggtgagtcAGTTTCAGAGGCTGATGTTTTAGAAGAAGAGCCCTTGATCACTGGTATGGAAACCTTCTCTGTCAATTACAAG GTTCAATGGCCATTATCTCTTGTGATATCAAGAAAAGCTCTGACAAAATACCAATTAATTTTTCGATTTCTGTTTCATTGCAAACATGTTCACAGACAGCTTTGTGCAGCTTGGCAACTACATCAA GGTGCACGTGCACGTGATATGCATGGAACTGCAATCTCTACATCATCAATACTATGCAGGAATATGCTTAAATTTATAAATAGCCTTTTACATTATCTAACATTTGAG GTTCTTGAACCAAATTGGCATGTTATGCATAATAAACTTGAAAATGCAAAGAGCATAGATGAG GTAATTCAATATCATGACTTTTTCATGGAGAAGTGTCTTAAGGAATGTTCACTTCTTTCACCAATCCTCCTCAAG AAATTTGAGAAACTGAAACTTGTATGCCTTCAGTATGCTTCTGCAACTCAGTGGCTAATGAGCTCCATTGAAGCTCCTGATTCAAACAGTTCCTTTGATGATTTGGATTCATCTTCCTTGGAAAATGTAAAGGTTTTGAAGCTAAGAAAGTCTTCCAAAAAACCAAATTCACCCACAGACGAGTCTACAGTCATCGAATGTGTCTT GAAATTTGAGAGGGAGTTCAGTAGTGAGCTGGAGAGTTTAAGACCAATATTGAGCAGCAGGGCACAAGCAGAACCATATTTGACTCATCTTGCACAGTTGATTCTTGGTGTTGGTATGGATCACCACATGTAg